The nucleotide sequence AAGCGATCGGCCAAGAATGGGCGAAACTCCTCCATGAGATCCAGCGCCAAGCCCGGGCGGCCTGGCCGATCGCGGTGCAGGAAACCGACCGCGGCATCCAGGCCGACGCTTTCACAAGCGCTGCGGGCATCGTGGGCAAGCATGCTGTACAGGAACGACAGCAAGGAGTTGAACGGATCGAGCGGAGGCCGGCGGCTGCGCGATGTAAAACGAAACTCTCGAGCTACCGGCGCGACAATCGTCGTGAAGCAGCCGAAGTACACGTCAGCCGCTCCGCCTTCGATGCCCCGTAACTGATCGAGCGACGTGCAACGCCGTGCCGATTCTAGATCTTGGGCCAGCCGATGGATGGCCGGCTGCACCGCGGACTGGACGTTGGGGTCGTTTGCATCTCGAATCGCCCGCAACAATACCGATCGACAGTTGGCGATTTTGGCCGCGACCATGTTCCGCGCGATTGCACACGCTGCCAGCATGTCGTCTGCTACGCGGTATTGCTCACGACGCAGAAGCACATTTCCGGGCGAGAAACCGATGATGGCAGCCCGAAATCGGCCATGCATGTCGACCAACGAAATGGTGATCCCCGCGGCGGCGCAGGCGGCCATCAGCGGTGGGCTGATTCCAATACGGCCGAAGCACACCAGGCCATCCAGATTGTGCAGCGGCACACGCAGCTTGACTTGCCGGTCGATGCGCACCGCAACCGCCTCGCCGTCTTTAGCCAGGTAAGCACCATCGGTCGTTACGAACAGCGTGTTGAGATGTTGCTTCATAATGAAGTCGCGTGGGACAGTTTTAATCGGTCGTCGGCCCGGCGGAGGCCAAGGCGCGATCCAATTGCCGCTCGGTCCAGGCCGCCATCGACGAAGCTCGACCAATCGCCGAGGGAAGGCAAATCGGCAGCAGTGAACAAGAATCGCACTTGGGTTCGCGGCGCGCCAGCGGCGTGCGGCGCGAGGCGATCAGTTCGTGCAACCGTCGCGTAGCGGCGAGCGTAGTTTCGCGCAAGGCAGCGTCGAAGAACACTTCGGTACGCCGCCGCCGACGTCCGTAGAACAAGGCACCAGCGGGGATCACCAGCCCGAGCATCTCTTCAAGGCACAACGCCTGTGCACAGAGTTGCACGCGGTCGCAATCGTCCTGCTTCGGGCGGCCGCGTTTGTACTCAACAGGCGTCACGGACCACGCGCCGGCGGTGAATCGTGCCACGCCCGACAGAGCCGCGCCCATGCGTTGCCGGGCTACGTCATCCAGCGGCGCGACTTCGACAACGTCGGCCTGGCCCGATAGACCGTAGCGAAGCGAACGCAGCGCCAGGCCGCGGACGATGCGGCGGCCGTCGCGCAGCTCGTCTTCGGCATCATGGGCTCGGCGGTGCAGATGCCGCCCTTCGACCGTCAATCGATTTTCGACCCATTGCCGCTCCAGATGGATGAGCGCGCACTGCCGCTCGCAGAACAGCAAATGCTGCAGGGCGGAAATCGGCAGCAGGTCGTCTTCGGCGAACATTGTCGGGCCACTGTTGGCGTACGACGCTACACCAGTTGGTCGATGTCGGTTGGCAACTCCAGCAGGCTGACGCCCTTGGGCAATCGCTCCCGATGGACTGTCACCTCATAGTCGCGAAACTGTCGCGGCGGCTTTGCGTCGTCGCGGCGACGGATTTCAACAAGCTCGAATAACTGACTGGCCCGCGCATTGCCCAACGGCGACTCGTGCTTGAAAAACCAAAGGCCGCGCGTGCTCATTTCGCCGCGGGCCGCCGAACGATCGTACTCAAACATGCCGTCGAGCGCGCGGGCCAGAAGTTGCAAGTCGTCGACGTTGAATCCGGTCTGCGCGGCCAACTGTGGCGAAATGAAGCCGTGGGCGACGTAGAGGCCGTAGGGGATAATCTCCTTGCGACCCATGGTCCGGTTGCCGCCGTCTTGATTTTTCGATTCTTCTTCCGTTGTTACAGCCATGCGCGTAATCGACTGCTCAAGCGGAACGATCGGGTCGACCGAGCGGGAAAACGCAAACTGCACAGGTCCACGTACCTGCCCGGCGTTAACGCCCGTGCTCATGACCGCGCCGAACATGCGGATGTCGAAGAACGTCTGGCACATCCAGCCTCGGGCACGTTCTTCGTTCGTCGGCTTGCCTTTTTCGGTCTTGGCTTTCGGATCGAGCTTCAGGGCGTCGTAGGCACGCTGATGTTGGTTGTTAAGGACTGCCTTTTCCTTGACATAGATGTCGAAACCACTCGACGGGCTCCCATTTGCGTCGCTTTGAACGAGGCTAATGAAATTGCGCACCTTGCGCTTCAGGCAAACGTCGGAAACGAGTCCGTGACCGGTTTCGGGATCGATGCGCGGAGCGTTGCCGGCGTCGGGATCCCCATTTGGGTTGCCGTTGATGACGTCAAACAGCAAGACGAATTCGTAACGATGAACAATTCCGGAAGCGGTGGCGGTCGGCATGTTGAAATCCTATTACAAGATTTGTTCAATGTCAGCGACAAGCGCTTGATGCATGTAAATGGTGAAACTACTCGTCCTTGAGCAGCGGCTTGAACCATGCACGAAGTTGATCGCGAATTGTCGTGGCATCTGGGCGCCTATCGTCTCCTTCAATCCAGTAGAGTGTGCCGTTCGGACCGCCGCCCTCGTCGGCGGAAAGAATCCCTAGCGCTCGATATTGTTCGCGCTTCTTTTCCCAATCCTCGCGGTATTTCGGATTGTCAAGCATTCCGAGAAATTCGATCAGCACCTGATCTTTCGGTGATTTCGCGGGGATGCGAAAATCGGGCCAGCGTTCACCGTTCGCCGGCAGTAGCACGGTTGGCTCGTATTCGTAGTCAATTCCCAGCTCAAACAGTCCATTCGCGATTGCCTCTTCACCGCGACTTCGTACCCAATGGTCCCCTCGCTTGGTCCGATAATGGTAAATAGAGGGCGGGTGGCTATCTAGCCAACTGAGTTCATGGTGGTATCCCAACGCAAATCGACTTTGATCTTCGAGTCGGAGAATTCGCGGGAGTTCGCCCCGGATCTGGGAATTGATTTGCCCTAATTCGTCGGAGATGAACCCAGGCCAGTCCCATTCGAGCTTGGGTAGGTGGGCAGTGATCATCAGACGTTGTAGTCGCCCCAAGTAGAGTCCGGGAGCAGTCATTACAGCACCGAAATAGCGCTGCACGATCTGGGCAGGCTTGTCTCGATCCTTCTCATTCCCGCGCGCCCGCGTCTGGGCGAACCCCATCAACGCCAGCATTCGTCCACAATGATATGCTCGGGAAACGTGTCGCTTGTCGATATAAAAATAGTTGTTCATGGTCTTCGATTCCTCGCGATTTCGGATCAGCCACGACTTGAGAAGTGCGTAGGAGGTTGGGTAGGGCCGTTCACCCGCGGCAACCATCGTCCGGATGCGCGCCAGGGCGCGATGTAAGATCGTGTCGGGAATTCTTGACCCGCCGATTGCAACTCTCCACCAATCGCGCATCAATGGCGCCGGAAGCTCCTTCGGATCGCGTGCGATTGAGGATCTGATCTTGAACAACGACGGGC is from Pirellulales bacterium and encodes:
- the cas1c gene encoding type I-C CRISPR-associated endonuclease Cas1c; its protein translation is MKQHLNTLFVTTDGAYLAKDGEAVAVRIDRQVKLRVPLHNLDGLVCFGRIGISPPLMAACAAAGITISLVDMHGRFRAAIIGFSPGNVLLRREQYRVADDMLAACAIARNMVAAKIANCRSVLLRAIRDANDPNVQSAVQPAIHRLAQDLESARRCTSLDQLRGIEGGAADVYFGCFTTIVAPVAREFRFTSRSRRPPLDPFNSLLSFLYSMLAHDARSACESVGLDAAVGFLHRDRPGRPGLALDLMEEFRPFLADRLALSLINRRQVALAGFRTTESGAVLMDDATRKAVLVAYQKRKQDEITHPVLNEKVSVGLLIQLQARLLARRLRGDLDAYPAFVWK
- the cas7c gene encoding type I-C CRISPR-associated protein Cas7/Csd2, producing MPTATASGIVHRYEFVLLFDVINGNPNGDPDAGNAPRIDPETGHGLVSDVCLKRKVRNFISLVQSDANGSPSSGFDIYVKEKAVLNNQHQRAYDALKLDPKAKTEKGKPTNEERARGWMCQTFFDIRMFGAVMSTGVNAGQVRGPVQFAFSRSVDPIVPLEQSITRMAVTTEEESKNQDGGNRTMGRKEIIPYGLYVAHGFISPQLAAQTGFNVDDLQLLARALDGMFEYDRSAARGEMSTRGLWFFKHESPLGNARASQLFELVEIRRRDDAKPPRQFRDYEVTVHRERLPKGVSLLELPTDIDQLV
- the cas4 gene encoding CRISPR-associated protein Cas4, with amino-acid sequence MFAEDDLLPISALQHLLFCERQCALIHLERQWVENRLTVEGRHLHRRAHDAEDELRDGRRIVRGLALRSLRYGLSGQADVVEVAPLDDVARQRMGAALSGVARFTAGAWSVTPVEYKRGRPKQDDCDRVQLCAQALCLEEMLGLVIPAGALFYGRRRRRTEVFFDAALRETTLAATRRLHELIASRRTPLARREPKCDSCSLLPICLPSAIGRASSMAAWTERQLDRALASAGPTTD